From the genome of Paucidesulfovibrio longus DSM 6739, one region includes:
- a CDS encoding transporter substrate-binding domain-containing protein, with product MNSGKNDRARPKALSARVWRRPWLRALGPRASLFSPALFLSVILAVFLALSGPLCGAALASSADSPDRGEKAPVIIACPDHHPPFTLRNDAGEPAGLLVDLWRRWSVVTGIPVTFKVGTWEETEEWVRTGEADMHSGLIRTPQRQRWMAFSQPLFEVDSALVTPLAAQERTLAEGIQDLRIAVARHSPWEGWLRERQPDVAVVAVADEAAGLRSVREGLADGVFAELSSVALALELSGRSGEFRVTIQGDMRRQLHAAGRREDAELMDAVDRGLAAITLDDLVELERRWLPGPAFRLVAQSQGNLRLTGVEDEWIAAHPLIRVGVAAGLPPLRFADASGKPSGMVPDYVDLIGQRAGLQVEMVPGMDPALRFGALRRGEVDALACVLPTPSLRQEFLFTKPFLRLPSVIVTRTDAPFLSGLTDVLGKTVAMPANAGRTEFLYRDYPELDLRLTESVAEALEEVSLGLAYATVGDLPTLTASIRSLGLTNLKVAARTEYEYDEFSLAVRPGMPHLTSILNRAVESLNAGDRDTVASRWVDAEMAPDEKYEAFWNLTLRVGGMGALILALLLLWNWRLNKEVRRRRKTEDALAQAERELREIYDHVPVGIFKVSMDDAVLSMNREMLRLGGYESMEELEAQGGRVSRNWYADFSDRDRMLELLREHGEIKEFLYKARRRDGSIIWVSQSARLKRDAQGEPVHVSGYALDATERIEALESVRRSEARFKAIVINSPFVILSMDDDLRLELPLDSPAVERITSYRPDELRGQLFVDYVHPEDALRTDYQLRRFLSSPGESVSLRCRWRCRNGVWRHLECSGVNYRNNPDHAGVLFILRDITAQREAQERLIQARQAAENADRAKSEFLASMSHEIRTPMNAILGMAEVLSETDLSEEQRGYVELFRNAGESLLSLINDILDLSKVEAGQVDLEHIPFDLRELVEKLAHIMGIRARKNGVNLQCVLADNLPEIMVGDPGRLRQVLANLLSNAVKFTHQGRIDLEVRREPQEHGPDMLLFCVRDTGIGIPPNKIKDIFESFVQADSSTTRRYGGTGLGLSISQRLVNLMNGRIWVESEFGQGSSFYFSVPLDAPDDSPSGEHPRQAEDELERAIPEGDVLFVEDTESNRTLIEAYLEPTALRLDMAGDGREALEKFSSRRYDLVLMDMQLPLMNGYDAVRAIRKMERDRGLPRTPVFALTAFALKGDAEKCIQAGCDMHIAKPVQREEFLRILLEQLTHSGNEATSGGEPKAF from the coding sequence ATGAACAGCGGCAAGAATGACCGCGCCCGGCCGAAGGCCCTTTCGGCGCGGGTTTGGCGTCGCCCCTGGCTGCGTGCTTTGGGGCCGCGGGCCTCGCTTTTTTCTCCGGCCCTGTTCCTTTCCGTGATCCTTGCCGTGTTCCTGGCCCTGTCCGGGCCGCTTTGCGGGGCCGCCCTCGCCTCGTCCGCTGATTCTCCGGACCGTGGCGAAAAAGCGCCCGTCATCATCGCCTGTCCCGACCACCATCCTCCCTTCACCCTGCGCAACGACGCGGGCGAGCCCGCAGGACTGCTCGTGGATCTTTGGCGGCGCTGGTCCGTGGTCACGGGGATTCCCGTGACCTTCAAGGTCGGAACCTGGGAGGAAACCGAGGAGTGGGTGCGGACAGGCGAGGCGGACATGCACAGCGGGCTGATCCGCACGCCGCAGCGGCAGCGCTGGATGGCCTTTTCCCAGCCGCTTTTCGAGGTGGACTCCGCCCTGGTCACGCCTCTTGCCGCGCAGGAGCGCACGCTTGCCGAAGGCATTCAGGATTTGCGCATCGCGGTGGCGCGCCATTCCCCCTGGGAAGGCTGGCTCCGGGAGCGGCAGCCCGACGTCGCGGTGGTTGCCGTGGCGGACGAGGCCGCGGGCTTGCGCAGCGTGCGGGAAGGCCTGGCGGACGGCGTCTTCGCGGAGCTGTCGAGCGTGGCGCTGGCCCTGGAGCTGAGCGGCCGTTCCGGCGAATTCCGGGTGACGATCCAGGGAGACATGCGCCGGCAGCTGCATGCCGCTGGACGCCGCGAGGACGCCGAGCTGATGGACGCCGTGGACCGGGGGCTGGCGGCCATCACTCTGGACGATCTCGTCGAGCTGGAGCGGCGCTGGCTGCCCGGACCAGCGTTCCGCCTTGTGGCGCAGTCGCAGGGAAACCTGCGCCTGACCGGGGTCGAGGACGAATGGATCGCCGCGCATCCGCTGATCCGCGTGGGCGTGGCCGCGGGGCTGCCTCCGCTGCGCTTTGCGGACGCCTCGGGCAAGCCCTCGGGCATGGTCCCGGATTATGTCGATCTGATCGGCCAGCGCGCCGGGCTTCAGGTGGAGATGGTTCCGGGCATGGATCCGGCCCTGCGCTTCGGGGCGCTGCGCCGGGGCGAGGTGGACGCCCTGGCCTGCGTGCTGCCCACTCCGTCCCTGCGCCAGGAGTTTTTGTTCACCAAGCCTTTCCTGCGGCTGCCTTCGGTCATCGTCACCCGGACCGACGCCCCGTTTCTTTCCGGATTGACGGACGTCCTGGGCAAGACCGTGGCCATGCCCGCCAATGCGGGGCGCACCGAATTTCTCTATCGCGATTATCCCGAACTCGACCTGCGCCTGACCGAGAGCGTGGCCGAAGCCCTGGAGGAGGTCTCGCTGGGCCTCGCCTATGCCACGGTGGGGGACCTGCCCACGCTGACGGCGAGCATCCGCAGTCTCGGCCTGACCAACCTCAAGGTCGCGGCCCGCACCGAATACGAATACGACGAGTTTTCCCTGGCCGTGCGGCCGGGCATGCCCCACCTGACCTCGATCCTGAACCGCGCCGTTGAATCCCTGAACGCGGGGGACCGGGACACCGTGGCGAGCCGCTGGGTGGACGCGGAAATGGCCCCGGACGAAAAATACGAGGCTTTCTGGAACCTGACCCTGCGCGTGGGCGGCATGGGGGCTTTGATCCTGGCCCTGCTGCTGCTCTGGAACTGGCGGCTGAACAAGGAGGTCCGGCGCAGGCGCAAGACCGAGGACGCCCTGGCCCAGGCCGAGCGGGAGCTGCGCGAGATCTACGACCATGTTCCCGTGGGCATCTTCAAGGTCTCCATGGACGACGCGGTTCTCAGCATGAACCGCGAAATGCTGCGCCTCGGCGGCTACGAGAGCATGGAGGAGCTGGAGGCCCAGGGCGGCCGCGTCAGCCGCAACTGGTACGCCGACTTTTCGGACAGGGACCGGATGCTGGAGCTGCTCAGGGAGCACGGCGAGATCAAGGAGTTCCTCTACAAAGCGCGGCGCAGGGACGGCAGCATCATCTGGGTCAGCCAGAGCGCCCGGCTCAAGCGCGACGCACAGGGCGAGCCCGTCCACGTCAGCGGCTACGCCCTGGACGCCACGGAGCGCATCGAGGCACTGGAGAGCGTGCGCCGCAGCGAAGCCCGGTTCAAGGCCATCGTGATCAACAGCCCCTTCGTGATCCTGAGCATGGACGACGACCTGCGCCTGGAGCTGCCCCTGGACAGCCCGGCAGTGGAGCGCATCACCAGCTACCGCCCGGACGAACTGCGCGGCCAGCTCTTCGTGGACTACGTGCACCCGGAGGACGCGCTGCGCACGGACTACCAGCTGCGGCGGTTCCTTTCCTCCCCGGGGGAGAGCGTCTCCCTGCGCTGCCGCTGGCGCTGCCGCAACGGGGTCTGGCGCCACCTGGAATGCAGCGGCGTGAACTACCGCAACAACCCGGACCACGCGGGCGTGCTCTTCATCCTGCGGGACATCACGGCCCAGCGCGAGGCCCAGGAGCGCCTGATCCAGGCGCGCCAGGCCGCCGAGAACGCGGACCGCGCCAAGAGCGAATTCCTGGCCTCCATGAGCCACGAGATCCGCACGCCCATGAACGCCATCCTGGGCATGGCCGAGGTGCTTTCCGAGACCGATCTTTCCGAGGAGCAGCGGGGCTACGTGGAGCTGTTCCGCAACGCGGGCGAAAGCCTGCTCAGCCTGATCAACGACATCCTCGACCTCTCCAAGGTGGAGGCCGGGCAGGTCGATCTGGAGCACATCCCCTTCGACCTGCGCGAGCTGGTGGAAAAGCTGGCCCACATCATGGGCATCCGCGCGCGCAAGAACGGCGTGAACCTGCAATGCGTCCTGGCCGACAACCTGCCGGAAATCATGGTCGGCGACCCCGGACGCCTGCGCCAGGTGCTGGCCAACCTGCTCTCCAACGCGGTCAAGTTCACGCACCAGGGGCGCATCGACCTGGAAGTGCGGCGCGAACCCCAGGAGCACGGCCCGGACATGCTCCTGTTCTGCGTCCGGGATACGGGCATCGGCATTCCGCCGAACAAGATCAAGGACATTTTCGAGAGCTTCGTGCAGGCCGACTCCTCCACCACGCGGCGCTACGGCGGCACGGGCCTGGGCCTGAGCATCAGCCAGCGGCTGGTCAACCTGATGAACGGGCGCATCTGGGTGGAAAGCGAATTCGGCCAGGGGAGCAGCTTCTACTTCAGCGTGCCCCTGGACGCGCCGGACGACTCCCCGTCCGGCGAGCACCCCCGCCAGGCCGAGGACGAGCTGGAACGGGCCATCCCCGAAGGAGACGTCCTCTTCGTGGAGGACACCGAATCCAACCGGACCCTGATCGAGGCCTACCTCGAACCCACGGCCCTGCGCCTGGACATGGCCGGGGACGGCCGCGAGGCCCTGGAGAAGTTTTCCTCCCGGCGCTACGACCTCGTGCTCATGGACATGCAGCTGCCCTTGATGAACGGGTACGACGCGGTGCGGGCGATCCGCAAGATGGAGCGCGACCGGGGTCTGCCGCGCACGCCCGTGTTCGCGCTGACGGCCTTCGCGCTCAAGGGCGACGCCGAGAAGTGCATCCAGGCCGGTTGCGACATGCATATCGCCAAGCCCGTGCAGCGGGAGGAATTTCTACGAATTCTGCTGGAACAGCTCACGCATTCGGGCAACGAGGCCACGTCTGGCGGCGAGCCCAAAGCTTTCTAG
- a CDS encoding NifB/NifX family molybdenum-iron cluster-binding protein, whose amino-acid sequence MLIAISSQGRTLEDAMDPRFGRASGFVIYDSESGEHRWLDNGDNASQAQGAGIQAAQHVADAGVQVLLTGRVGPKAEDVLQRGNVRIELCAEGSVRSALDRFLASGQAQTPPAGAQRAAGSGSGASGQGQSQSQGQGQGRGPCGAGQGRGRGPGAGQGRGVGGGGRGVGGGGGQGRGGGRGMGGGAGGR is encoded by the coding sequence ATGCTTATCGCCATCAGCAGCCAGGGACGAACCCTGGAGGACGCCATGGACCCGCGTTTCGGGCGGGCTTCCGGTTTCGTGATCTACGACAGCGAAAGCGGGGAACACCGCTGGCTGGACAACGGGGACAACGCCTCACAGGCCCAGGGAGCGGGAATCCAGGCGGCACAGCACGTGGCCGACGCGGGCGTGCAGGTGCTGCTCACGGGGCGGGTCGGACCCAAGGCCGAGGACGTGCTCCAGCGCGGCAACGTGCGCATCGAGCTGTGCGCCGAGGGCAGCGTGCGCAGCGCGCTGGATCGGTTTCTCGCTTCCGGCCAGGCCCAGACGCCCCCGGCGGGCGCGCAGCGCGCGGCAGGCTCCGGCAGCGGCGCTTCGGGACAGGGACAAAGCCAGAGCCAGGGCCAGGGCCAGGGTCGCGGGCCGTGCGGCGCGGGCCAGGGTCGTGGACGCGGCCCGGGAGCCGGCCAGGGGCGCGGCGTGGGCGGCGGCGGTCGCGGCGTAGGCGGCGGTGGCGGTCAGGGTCGCGGCGGCGGTCGCGGCATGGGCGGCGGTGCGGGAGGACGCTGA
- a CDS encoding glycosyltransferase family 9 protein yields MREFRKIGVWQTAFLGDAVLTLPLLRALNLAFPDAGLHFFVRGGLEGLFAAQEGLASVTGFYKRGAQKGLGAAWSFGRELAGRGFDLWISPHASLRSAVVSFATGAPVRIGYRSPLYNRMAYTHTVDRRFRDFEEVERLLRLLRPLDLEPEPSTFPWPELTLPAEAETRAGELLGGLRRPLLGLHPGSTWPTKQWPVEYFAEVAGRAALAGAGVAVFAGPGEEADAARVVELSGAAGNVVDLAGQPNLPALAACIRRLDAYLTNDSGPMHLAWVQRVPTLALFGPTVRSLGFFPRGDTARVLEVDGLDCRPCGLHGPRKCPRGHHDCMRLLRPEQVWEHLAPMLGLQAQPAP; encoded by the coding sequence ATGCGTGAATTCCGCAAGATAGGCGTCTGGCAGACCGCGTTCCTGGGCGACGCCGTGCTGACCCTGCCCCTGCTCCGGGCCTTGAACCTCGCGTTTCCGGACGCGGGGCTGCACTTTTTCGTGCGCGGCGGCCTGGAAGGGCTTTTCGCCGCGCAGGAGGGGCTCGCCTCGGTGACGGGCTTTTACAAGCGGGGCGCGCAAAAGGGCCTGGGCGCGGCCTGGTCGTTCGGACGCGAACTGGCCGGGCGCGGTTTCGACCTCTGGATCTCCCCCCACGCCAGCCTGCGCAGCGCCGTGGTTTCGTTCGCCACGGGCGCGCCCGTGCGCATCGGCTACCGCAGCCCGCTTTACAACCGCATGGCCTACACCCACACCGTGGACCGCCGCTTCCGGGACTTCGAGGAGGTGGAGCGGCTGCTGCGGCTGCTGCGGCCCCTGGACCTCGAACCGGAGCCGAGCACGTTTCCCTGGCCGGAGCTGACCCTGCCCGCCGAGGCCGAAACCCGCGCCGGGGAGCTGCTCGGCGGCCTGCGCCGCCCTTTGCTGGGCCTGCATCCCGGCTCCACCTGGCCCACCAAGCAGTGGCCCGTGGAATATTTCGCCGAGGTGGCGGGCCGGGCCGCGCTGGCCGGGGCCGGGGTTGCCGTGTTCGCGGGTCCGGGCGAGGAAGCGGACGCGGCCAGGGTGGTCGAGCTTTCCGGCGCGGCGGGCAACGTGGTCGATCTCGCGGGGCAGCCGAACCTGCCCGCCCTGGCGGCCTGCATCCGCCGTCTCGACGCCTACCTGACCAACGATTCCGGCCCCATGCACCTGGCCTGGGTGCAGCGCGTGCCCACGCTGGCCCTGTTCGGCCCCACGGTGCGCTCCCTCGGCTTCTTCCCGCGCGGGGACACGGCCCGCGTGCTGGAGGTGGACGGGCTGGACTGCCGCCCCTGCGGCCTGCATGGCCCGCGAAAGTGCCCCAGGGGGCATCACGACTGCATGCGTCTGCTGCGGCCGGAACAGGTTTGGGAGCATCTTGCGCCCATGCTCGGCCTTCAGGCGCAGCCCGCTCCGTAG
- a CDS encoding sensor histidine kinase has protein sequence MEEQSIPVGAPQEKERKRRRRELAIALTCFALIGVLTWVQLKYLAVDSYLFLGLFNVNFILLLLVLFIVTRNAVKLLLERRRRVLGSRLRTRLVVAFVSLSLIPTLLMFMVSVKFVQTSVDYWFKVQVEDSMEHSLNLSETFYRVMEDRLDRQAATLETLLRGKSFRWGGKGMDEFCREKGEEWGVSLLGVAKPDGTWLTVFRNERISRAWSSVEGQLARQYRENPGSAFLLKGGGVDHVVVFRPVDDGETGYIVVADQLGWDVHEKLRQVINGLNEYQKLKTLKSPWKTTLYMTLGVMTSLIILGAIWFGFRLAKELSAPIQALAAGTERVARGDLSVKLEDPSDDELGFLVKSFNGMTEDLRESRARLDTYNRRLAQQNRELERRGRYIEAVLDNITSGVVTMDHEGRVGTMNRAAEDMLSLVSREIIGRKPLMFLQGEFAEMLREAREQMVQDPQSQWQRQLEIPVRSKTAKFFVNVVSLRAKDGEAYGIVAVFEDITELEKVQRMAAWREVARRIAHEIKNPLTPIKLSAQRLQRRYGEEHQDKTFQECTELIVKQVERIQQMVTQFSAYAKLPEVQPRPDVLAPLLEEVVSMFANTHRSVQWRLDAEADLPAFPFDREALRRVFINLLTNAAEALNGREGGEVEVAARRDAERGKIVIAVRDNGPGLSKEEASRLFEPYFSRKKGGTGLGLTIVRAVVGDHRGVVNASSRPEGGAQFVVELPDH, from the coding sequence ATGGAAGAGCAATCCATTCCCGTGGGCGCGCCGCAGGAGAAGGAGCGCAAGCGCCGCCGGCGAGAGCTGGCCATCGCCCTGACCTGTTTCGCGCTCATCGGCGTGCTCACCTGGGTCCAGCTCAAGTATCTGGCCGTGGATTCCTATCTTTTTCTCGGCCTGTTCAACGTCAATTTCATCCTGCTCCTGCTGGTGCTCTTCATCGTCACCCGCAACGCGGTCAAGCTCCTGCTGGAGCGCCGCCGCCGGGTGCTCGGCTCGCGGCTGCGCACGCGCCTCGTGGTGGCCTTCGTTTCCCTCTCGCTGATCCCCACCCTGCTCATGTTCATGGTCTCGGTGAAGTTCGTGCAGACCTCGGTGGACTACTGGTTCAAGGTCCAGGTCGAGGACAGCATGGAACACTCCCTGAACCTTTCGGAGACGTTCTACCGGGTCATGGAGGACCGCCTGGACAGGCAGGCCGCCACCCTGGAAACGCTCCTGCGCGGCAAGTCCTTCCGCTGGGGCGGCAAGGGCATGGACGAATTCTGCCGGGAGAAGGGCGAGGAATGGGGCGTGAGCCTGCTCGGCGTGGCCAAGCCCGACGGCACCTGGCTCACGGTCTTCCGCAACGAGCGCATCAGCCGGGCCTGGTCCTCGGTGGAGGGGCAGCTCGCCCGGCAATACCGCGAGAATCCCGGCTCGGCCTTCCTGCTCAAGGGCGGCGGCGTGGACCACGTCGTGGTCTTCCGGCCCGTGGACGACGGCGAGACGGGCTACATCGTGGTCGCGGACCAGCTCGGCTGGGACGTGCACGAGAAGCTGCGCCAGGTCATCAACGGACTCAACGAATACCAGAAGCTGAAGACGCTCAAGAGCCCCTGGAAGACGACCCTGTACATGACTCTCGGCGTGATGACCTCGCTGATCATCCTCGGCGCGATCTGGTTCGGGTTCCGGCTGGCCAAGGAGCTGTCCGCGCCCATCCAGGCCCTGGCCGCGGGCACGGAACGCGTGGCGCGCGGCGATCTTTCCGTGAAGCTGGAAGACCCCTCGGACGACGAGCTGGGCTTTCTGGTCAAATCGTTCAACGGCATGACCGAAGACCTGCGCGAGAGCCGCGCCCGGCTGGACACCTACAACCGCCGCCTCGCCCAGCAGAACCGCGAGCTGGAACGGCGCGGCCGCTACATCGAGGCCGTGCTCGACAACATCACCTCCGGCGTGGTGACCATGGACCACGAGGGCCGGGTCGGAACCATGAACCGCGCGGCCGAGGACATGCTCAGCCTGGTCTCGAGGGAGATCATCGGCAGAAAGCCGCTGATGTTCCTGCAGGGCGAATTCGCGGAGATGCTGCGCGAGGCCCGCGAGCAGATGGTCCAGGATCCCCAGTCCCAGTGGCAGCGCCAGCTCGAGATTCCGGTCCGCTCCAAGACGGCCAAGTTCTTCGTCAACGTGGTGTCCCTGCGCGCCAAGGACGGCGAGGCCTACGGCATCGTGGCCGTGTTCGAGGACATCACCGAGCTGGAAAAGGTCCAGCGCATGGCGGCCTGGCGCGAGGTGGCCCGGCGCATCGCCCACGAGATCAAGAACCCGCTCACGCCCATCAAGCTTTCGGCCCAGCGGCTCCAGCGCCGCTACGGCGAGGAGCACCAGGACAAGACCTTCCAGGAGTGCACCGAGCTGATCGTCAAGCAGGTGGAGCGCATCCAGCAGATGGTCACGCAGTTCTCGGCCTATGCCAAGCTTCCGGAGGTCCAGCCCCGGCCCGACGTCCTGGCTCCGCTCCTGGAGGAGGTCGTGAGCATGTTCGCCAACACGCACCGAAGCGTGCAGTGGCGTCTGGACGCGGAAGCCGACCTTCCGGCCTTTCCCTTCGACCGCGAAGCCCTGCGCAGGGTCTTCATCAACCTGCTGACCAACGCGGCGGAAGCCCTGAACGGGCGCGAGGGCGGCGAGGTGGAAGTGGCCGCCCGGCGCGACGCCGAGCGGGGCAAGATCGTCATCGCCGTGCGCGACAACGGGCCGGGCCTGTCCAAGGAGGAAGCCTCGCGCCTGTTCGAGCCGTATTTTTCGCGCAAGAAGGGCGGCACGGGCCTGGGCCTGACCATTGTCCGGGCCGTGGTGGGCGACCATCGCGGCGTGGTCAACGCTTCCTCGCGGCCCGAAGGCGGCGCGCAGTTCGTCGTGGAGCTGCCGGACCACTGA
- a CDS encoding Lon protease family protein, whose product MTTKPKTLDARMLRAVLDPDRIPYADSREIPSGNGYSRFQPRAIQALELALRIKGNEYNIYVAGDSNMGRTYFVRNHLKPAARKASTPPDWIYLHNFENADRPVAVRLPAGQGRAFKNAMSKALTAIRADLPAYFDRDSYHKRHETLFKSHNQRREDLFAKMEEAAKAKQFRLEMDEAGGLTLSPMVDGEAIDDKAFEQLPKKERTRLKREGDVLLSDIGTFLRQINQSEKGLKREELELQRTIAREALAENFQPLVERFGSHEKLAAYIKDAEEYLVENVDLFLPRDGQANLTAAQNESNVDDHFSRFDVNLFVDNSRTEGAPIIVEDHPTNFNLLGSIEREAELGALYTDHTLIRPGSLHKANHGFLILNTEDLLSSPSSWEGLLRALRAGRSRIEDPVDQEQVRTRTIEPETIPLDLKIVLIGTDENYEALLYHDDRFQKYFKLKAHMQSTAPRTMPNIRHYLAVIGRIVRESGLLPFDRSALAGLVDFSSRLVEDQKKLSLHFPLVRERMIEASALAEMDGKDMVGADHLREAVGTRDFRSNLFEEEYMGDYEREVIKVATTGEAVGRCNGLSVTLFGDYEFGLPHQISCTVGVGHGGILDLEREAQLGGPIHTKGMMILKSYLLNLFAQDKPTVMTGSLCFEQSYAGIEGDSASGAELAALLSALSGVPINLSFAFTGAVSQSGQIMAVGGVNRKIEGFYEVCRRHGLTGRQGVIFPRDNAVNLMLRDDVVRAVEEGKFFIHPVSSVEEAMGILTGLPAGKKGKDGRFPTGTLYRRVDDRLAELARLASEYGRGASS is encoded by the coding sequence ATGACCACCAAGCCGAAAACCCTGGACGCCCGCATGCTTCGCGCCGTCCTCGACCCTGATAGAATCCCCTACGCCGACAGCCGCGAGATTCCCTCGGGCAACGGCTATTCCCGCTTCCAGCCCCGCGCCATCCAGGCCCTGGAGCTGGCCCTGCGCATCAAGGGCAACGAATACAACATCTACGTCGCGGGCGACTCGAACATGGGCCGCACCTACTTCGTGCGCAACCATCTCAAGCCCGCGGCCAGGAAGGCGTCCACCCCGCCGGACTGGATCTACCTGCACAACTTCGAGAACGCGGACCGGCCCGTGGCCGTGCGCCTGCCCGCGGGCCAGGGGCGGGCCTTCAAGAACGCCATGTCCAAGGCCCTGACCGCCATCCGCGCGGACCTTCCCGCCTATTTCGACCGCGACAGCTACCACAAGCGCCATGAGACGCTCTTCAAAAGCCACAACCAGCGCCGCGAAGACCTCTTCGCCAAGATGGAAGAGGCGGCCAAGGCCAAGCAGTTCCGGCTGGAGATGGACGAGGCCGGGGGCCTGACCCTCTCGCCCATGGTGGACGGCGAAGCCATCGACGACAAGGCCTTCGAGCAGCTGCCCAAAAAGGAGCGCACAAGGCTCAAGCGCGAGGGCGACGTGCTGCTCTCGGACATCGGCACCTTCCTGCGCCAGATCAACCAGAGCGAGAAGGGCCTCAAGCGCGAGGAGCTGGAACTCCAGCGCACCATCGCCCGCGAGGCCCTGGCCGAGAATTTCCAGCCCCTGGTGGAGCGCTTCGGCTCCCATGAAAAGCTCGCCGCCTACATCAAGGACGCCGAGGAATATCTCGTCGAGAACGTGGACCTCTTCCTGCCCAGGGACGGCCAGGCCAATCTCACGGCCGCCCAGAACGAGAGCAACGTGGACGACCACTTCTCGCGCTTCGACGTGAACCTCTTCGTGGACAACAGCCGCACCGAGGGCGCGCCCATCATCGTGGAGGACCATCCCACGAACTTCAACCTCCTGGGCAGCATCGAGCGCGAGGCCGAACTCGGCGCGCTCTACACGGACCACACCCTGATCCGGCCCGGCAGCCTGCACAAGGCCAACCACGGCTTCCTGATCCTGAACACCGAGGATCTGCTCTCCAGCCCGTCCTCCTGGGAGGGGCTGCTGCGCGCCCTGCGCGCCGGGCGCTCGCGCATCGAGGATCCCGTGGACCAGGAGCAGGTGCGCACCCGGACCATCGAGCCGGAAACCATTCCCCTGGACCTCAAGATCGTGCTCATCGGCACGGACGAGAACTACGAGGCCCTGCTCTACCACGACGACCGCTTCCAGAAGTATTTCAAGCTCAAGGCCCACATGCAGTCCACGGCCCCGCGCACCATGCCCAACATCCGCCACTACCTCGCGGTCATCGGCAGGATCGTGCGCGAAAGCGGGCTGCTGCCCTTCGACCGTTCGGCCCTGGCCGGACTGGTGGACTTCTCCTCCCGGCTGGTGGAAGACCAGAAAAAACTCTCCCTGCACTTCCCCCTCGTGCGCGAGCGCATGATCGAGGCCTCGGCCCTGGCCGAGATGGACGGCAAGGACATGGTCGGCGCGGACCACCTCCGCGAGGCCGTGGGCACCCGCGACTTCCGCTCCAACCTCTTCGAAGAGGAATACATGGGCGACTACGAGCGGGAGGTCATCAAGGTGGCCACCACGGGCGAGGCCGTGGGCCGCTGCAACGGCCTCTCCGTGACGCTCTTCGGCGACTACGAGTTCGGCCTGCCGCACCAGATCTCCTGCACCGTGGGCGTGGGCCACGGCGGCATCCTCGACCTGGAACGCGAGGCGCAGCTCGGCGGGCCGATCCACACCAAGGGCATGATGATCCTCAAGAGCTACCTGCTCAACCTCTTCGCCCAGGACAAGCCCACGGTCATGACCGGCAGCCTCTGCTTCGAGCAGAGCTACGCCGGCATCGAGGGCGACTCCGCCTCGGGCGCGGAGCTGGCCGCGCTGCTTTCCGCCCTTTCCGGCGTGCCCATCAACCTCTCCTTCGCCTTCACGGGCGCGGTGAGCCAGTCCGGCCAGATCATGGCCGTGGGCGGCGTCAACCGGAAGATCGAAGGCTTCTACGAAGTCTGCCGACGCCACGGCCTCACGGGCCGCCAGGGCGTGATCTTTCCCAGGGACAACGCCGTGAACCTGATGCTGCGCGACGACGTGGTCCGCGCCGTGGAAGAGGGCAAGTTCTTCATCCATCCGGTCAGCAGCGTGGAGGAGGCCATGGGCATCCTCACCGGGCTTCCCGCCGGAAAAAAGGGCAAGGACGGGCGGTTCCCCACGGGCACGCTCTATCGCCGCGTGGACGACCGCCTGGCCGAACTGGCCCGCCTGGCCAGCGAATACGGCCGGGGCGCCTCCTCTTGA
- a CDS encoding LysM peptidoglycan-binding domain-containing protein has translation MKKIILLAVALSLVFALGCSKKVKTEPETVVVKEQTMDKVLTPMQRYEEDYAKLPTSHSVTKGECLWWIAEYKQIYNDPFMWPLIYKANRDQIKNPDLIYPGQNFSVPRDFSLDEVKEGRKAAGAPWKALEPAADAVIPAQMRANLGYSF, from the coding sequence ATGAAGAAAATTATTCTGCTCGCGGTCGCCCTGAGCCTCGTCTTTGCCCTGGGCTGCTCCAAAAAGGTGAAAACCGAGCCGGAGACCGTGGTTGTCAAGGAACAGACGATGGACAAGGTTCTCACCCCCATGCAGCGCTACGAGGAAGACTATGCCAAGCTTCCCACCAGCCACAGCGTGACCAAGGGCGAGTGCCTCTGGTGGATCGCCGAGTACAAGCAGATCTACAACGATCCGTTCATGTGGCCCCTGATCTACAAGGCCAACCGTGACCAGATCAAGAACCCGGATCTGATCTACCCCGGCCAGAACTTCTCCGTGCCCCGCGACTTCTCCCTGGACGAAGTCAAGGAAGGACGCAAGGCCGCCGGCGCTCCGTGGAAGGCTCTCGAGCCCGCCGCCGATGCCGTCATCCCGGCCCAGATGCGCGCCAACCTCGGCTACAGCTTCTAA